In the genome of Terriglobales bacterium, one region contains:
- the ftsW gene encoding putative lipid II flippase FtsW translates to MAKRVSVDKTLFTATLLLVFSGLVMVFSASAVMAAERFGSPYHFLFRQMAWATAGLAAMVALMHVDYRRLRHPAVVFSLLGLTTLLLVAVFFLDRTANTHRWIRLGAFSFQPSELAKPALILYLAWFLETRLRALDDWRNTLLPATVPILLFAALIVKQPDLGTAIVVVLIAAVLLFLAGLRLRYFGIAAAASLVPLYFLVFRVKWRYERILAFLDPYSDPLGRGFHVIQSLIAVGAGGVFGTGLMEGKQKLFYLPEPHTDFIFAVAAEETGLVGALILLALITVFLYRGIRCANAASEPFARLLAAGITAMVAVQAFLNISVVLGLMPTKGIPLPLVSYGGSSLFVTLASIGVLLNITQHTD, encoded by the coding sequence ATGGCTAAGCGCGTCAGCGTGGATAAGACGCTGTTCACAGCCACGTTGCTGCTGGTTTTCTCCGGCTTGGTCATGGTGTTCAGCGCTTCCGCCGTCATGGCCGCGGAGCGCTTCGGGTCGCCCTACCACTTCCTCTTTCGCCAGATGGCCTGGGCCACTGCGGGCCTGGCCGCCATGGTCGCGCTCATGCACGTGGATTACCGCCGTTTGCGGCACCCGGCGGTGGTGTTCTCGCTGTTGGGCCTCACCACGCTGCTGTTGGTTGCGGTCTTTTTTCTCGATCGCACCGCCAACACGCACCGCTGGATCCGCCTGGGCGCTTTCTCCTTCCAGCCTTCGGAACTGGCCAAGCCCGCGCTCATCCTGTATTTGGCCTGGTTCCTGGAAACACGCCTGCGTGCCCTCGATGACTGGCGCAACACGCTGCTGCCCGCCACTGTCCCCATCCTGCTGTTCGCCGCGCTCATCGTGAAGCAACCGGATCTCGGCACCGCCATCGTCGTGGTCCTGATCGCCGCCGTTCTTCTCTTCCTCGCCGGACTGCGCCTGCGCTATTTCGGCATCGCCGCGGCGGCCTCGCTCGTGCCCCTGTACTTCTTGGTGTTCCGTGTCAAATGGCGCTACGAGCGCATCCTCGCCTTCCTCGACCCATACTCGGACCCGCTGGGCCGCGGCTTCCACGTCATTCAGTCTCTGATTGCCGTGGGCGCCGGCGGAGTCTTCGGCACCGGGCTGATGGAAGGGAAGCAGAAGCTCTTCTACCTGCCGGAGCCGCATACCGACTTCATTTTCGCCGTGGCCGCGGAAGAAACCGGCCTGGTCGGCGCGCTCATCCTGCTGGCGCTGATCACCGTGTTCCTGTACCGCGGCATTCGCTGCGCCAACGCCGCCTCGGAGCCCTTTGCCCGCCTGCTCGCTGCCGGTATCACCGCCATGGTGGCTGTGCAGGCTTTCCTGAACATCAGTGTGGTCCTCGGCCTGATGCCCACCAAAGGTATCCCCCTGCCCCTGGTTTCCTACGGCGGGTCTTCGCTGTTCGTCACCCTGGCCTCCATCGGTGTGCTGCTCAACATCACCCAGCACACGGATTGA
- the murD gene encoding UDP-N-acetylmuramoyl-L-alanine--D-glutamate ligase yields the protein MDVNNQRILVVGLGKSGVASALFLKARGARVTVSDAKTEEELRQEIPALLDAGIAVEAGGHGERTFRDQDLIVVSPGVPVDVPQLEQARALGVPVIGEVELASRFLAGHIVAITGSNGKTTTTALTGEVISWGGYETLVGGNIGTPAISLVADCTSDTYVVLEISSFQLETIHSFHPEIAVVLNVSPDHLDRHRSFENYVAAKARIFENQKESDFAVLNFDDPTCRDLARKTRARVRWFSRKSEVEAGAWAADGKIWWRDDENDRQEIMPVSGIPLKGAHNLENVLAAACCGRIVSAEPRRVASAVSEFKAVEHRLEYVATLNGVEFYNDSKATNVDAAIKALESFPGGIHIILGGKDKGSDYSVLAPLLKERARRVYTIGAAAEKIERQIAGAADVLRAETLENAVRRAAEAASPGEIVLLAPACASFDQFQNYEHRGRVFKEAVAALEARAKGPAAATIPGEGGAQAHG from the coding sequence GTGGACGTTAACAACCAACGCATCCTCGTCGTCGGCCTGGGCAAGTCGGGCGTGGCCTCAGCCTTGTTCCTGAAGGCCCGCGGGGCGCGCGTCACCGTGAGCGACGCCAAGACTGAGGAGGAACTGCGCCAGGAAATCCCCGCCCTGCTCGATGCCGGCATCGCCGTCGAGGCCGGCGGCCACGGCGAGCGCACCTTCCGCGACCAGGACCTCATCGTGGTCAGTCCCGGCGTGCCCGTGGACGTGCCCCAACTCGAGCAGGCCCGCGCCCTGGGGGTTCCCGTGATCGGTGAGGTCGAGCTGGCTTCGCGCTTCCTCGCCGGACACATCGTCGCCATCACGGGCTCCAACGGCAAGACCACCACCACCGCCCTCACCGGGGAAGTGATCTCCTGGGGCGGCTACGAGACCCTGGTCGGCGGCAACATCGGAACCCCGGCCATTTCCCTGGTCGCGGACTGCACGTCAGACACCTACGTTGTTCTCGAGATTTCCAGCTTCCAGCTCGAGACCATCCACAGCTTTCATCCCGAAATCGCGGTAGTGCTCAACGTCTCGCCCGACCATCTCGACCGCCACCGTAGCTTCGAAAACTACGTGGCGGCCAAGGCCCGTATCTTCGAGAACCAGAAGGAAAGCGACTTCGCGGTGCTTAACTTCGACGACCCCACCTGCCGCGATCTGGCCAGGAAGACGCGCGCGCGGGTGCGCTGGTTCAGCCGCAAGAGCGAAGTCGAAGCCGGCGCCTGGGCCGCCGACGGCAAGATCTGGTGGCGCGATGACGAGAACGACCGGCAGGAGATCATGCCCGTCTCCGGCATTCCCCTCAAGGGGGCGCACAATCTGGAAAACGTGCTGGCGGCGGCCTGCTGCGGCCGCATCGTGAGCGCCGAGCCGCGGCGCGTGGCCAGCGCCGTCTCCGAGTTCAAGGCGGTCGAGCACCGCCTGGAGTACGTGGCCACGCTCAACGGCGTCGAGTTCTACAACGACTCCAAGGCCACCAACGTCGATGCCGCCATCAAGGCGCTGGAGTCTTTCCCCGGCGGCATCCACATCATCCTGGGCGGCAAGGATAAGGGCAGCGACTACTCCGTGCTCGCTCCGCTTTTAAAGGAGCGCGCCCGCCGCGTCTATACCATCGGCGCAGCCGCGGAGAAGATTGAGCGCCAGATCGCAGGGGCGGCCGACGTCCTCCGCGCCGAGACCCTGGAAAACGCTGTTCGCCGCGCCGCCGAAGCCGCCTCACCCGGCGAGATCGTGCTGCTCGCCCCGGCCTGCGCCAGCTTCGACCAGTTCCAGAACTACGAGCACCGTGGCCGGGTCTTCAAGGAAGCCGTGGCCGCGCTGGAGGCCCGCGCCAAAGGCCCAGCCGCCGCTACCATCCCCGGTGAGGGAGGCGCCCAGGCGCATGGCTAA
- the mraY gene encoding phospho-N-acetylmuramoyl-pentapeptide-transferase yields MLYWLLYQQLFEYFSPFRLFRYLTFRTAFASLTALAITLIIGPAVIRRLRQFQIGQYIREEGPQAHQKKAGTPTMGGVLITIAVVVPTLLWADLSNKFIWIAVVATLAFAAIGFADDYLKVVHHRNLGLTGRTKLTLQILVSVMVAVALVLLRARGEYSTVLLVPFFKNLRPDMAIPPLLSDPHLWPLAYLPFIAFVALVIVGSSNAVNLTDGLDGLAIGCSVIAAGALAVLSYVSGHAVFASYLELQRIPQIHELTIFCGAMVGACIGFLWYNAHPAEIFMGDVGSLALGGAIGTVAVLIKQELLLPFIGGIFVIEALSVILQVASYKTRKKRIFKMAPLHHHFELLGWSESKIIVRFWISSLVFALFALTTLKLR; encoded by the coding sequence TTGCTCTACTGGCTGCTCTACCAGCAACTGTTCGAATACTTCTCGCCCTTCCGCCTTTTCCGTTACCTCACGTTTCGCACCGCGTTCGCCAGTCTGACGGCGCTGGCCATCACGCTCATCATCGGCCCGGCCGTCATCCGCCGCCTGCGCCAGTTTCAGATCGGCCAGTACATCCGCGAAGAGGGTCCCCAGGCCCATCAGAAGAAGGCGGGTACGCCCACCATGGGCGGCGTGCTCATCACCATTGCGGTAGTCGTGCCCACGCTCCTGTGGGCCGATCTCAGCAACAAGTTCATCTGGATCGCCGTCGTCGCCACGCTGGCCTTCGCCGCCATCGGCTTTGCCGATGATTATCTGAAGGTCGTCCATCACCGCAATCTGGGACTGACCGGCCGCACCAAGCTCACCCTGCAGATCCTGGTCAGCGTGATGGTCGCGGTCGCTCTGGTTCTTCTGCGTGCACGCGGCGAGTACTCCACGGTGCTGCTGGTGCCCTTCTTCAAGAACCTGCGCCCGGACATGGCCATTCCCCCGCTGCTTTCCGACCCGCACCTGTGGCCGCTGGCTTACCTCCCCTTCATCGCTTTTGTGGCGCTGGTCATCGTCGGCTCCTCGAACGCCGTCAACCTCACCGACGGCCTCGACGGCCTGGCCATCGGTTGCAGCGTGATTGCCGCCGGCGCCCTGGCGGTCCTGAGCTATGTGAGCGGGCACGCCGTCTTTGCCAGCTACTTGGAGCTGCAGCGCATCCCGCAGATTCACGAGCTCACCATCTTCTGCGGTGCCATGGTCGGCGCCTGTATCGGCTTCCTCTGGTACAACGCCCACCCGGCGGAGATCTTCATGGGCGACGTGGGCTCGCTCGCCCTGGGCGGCGCCATCGGCACCGTGGCGGTACTCATCAAGCAGGAGCTGTTGCTGCCCTTTATTGGCGGCATCTTCGTGATCGAGGCGCTCTCGGTCATCCTGCAGGTGGCCTCCTACAAGACGCGCAAGAAACGCATCTTCAAAATGGCCCCTCTGCACCATCATTTCGAGCTGCTGGGCTGGTCGGAGTCCAAGATCATCGTGCGTTTCTGGATCTCCTCCCTGGTGTTTGCACTCTTTGCTCTGACCACCTTGAAGCTGCGATGA
- the murF gene encoding UDP-N-acetylmuramoyl-tripeptide--D-alanyl-D-alanine ligase, which yields MKLSLQRVAEFTAATGEFDPAAVAEGYSIDSRTVKPGELFFAVKGERLDGHDFVAQALAAGAVAAVVSRAKVSEFSARSRLLVVEDTLAALQALAASARRTWGGPLVAVTGSTGKTTTKEAIAALLSLKFRVMKSEGNLNNHFGLPLQLLRLEPEHQVAVVELAMSHRGEIAALGRISRPDLGVVTNVAPVHLGFFASVAEIARAKYELIESLPASGVAVLNADDEYVSRFGRDFAGRVVTFALNHPADVRAEAVEDLGLRGSRFEVVAGGARCSASLPLLGRHSIYNALAAVAVALERGIPLDDIARALASLQAGEKRGQVLELAGATVVNDCYNSNPRALDAMVDTLAGISARRRIVVAGEMLELGSSAAELHRRCGAHLAQAGIDVLIGVRGNAEHIVAGARAAGVEASFLTTPEEAGEWLAREVVAGDVVLLKASRGVRLEKALEVWQARREAAATTG from the coding sequence ATGAAGCTTTCCCTCCAGCGCGTGGCGGAGTTCACGGCGGCGACCGGAGAATTCGATCCCGCCGCCGTTGCCGAGGGCTACTCCATCGATTCCCGCACCGTCAAGCCGGGCGAACTGTTCTTCGCGGTCAAGGGCGAGCGGCTCGACGGCCACGATTTCGTCGCTCAGGCGCTCGCGGCAGGAGCCGTGGCCGCCGTCGTCAGCCGTGCCAAGGTTTCGGAGTTCAGCGCCCGTTCCCGCCTACTGGTGGTGGAAGACACGTTGGCTGCCCTGCAGGCCCTGGCCGCCTCCGCGCGTCGCACCTGGGGCGGCCCACTGGTGGCCGTCACCGGTTCGACCGGCAAGACCACCACCAAGGAAGCTATCGCAGCCCTGCTTTCCCTTAAGTTTCGCGTGATGAAGTCGGAGGGCAATCTGAACAACCATTTCGGCCTGCCGCTGCAGTTGCTCCGCCTGGAGCCGGAGCACCAGGTCGCCGTGGTCGAGCTGGCGATGTCGCATCGAGGCGAGATCGCGGCCTTGGGGCGCATCTCTCGCCCCGATCTGGGAGTCGTCACCAACGTCGCGCCCGTGCACCTGGGATTCTTCGCTTCCGTGGCCGAGATCGCGCGCGCCAAGTACGAGCTCATCGAATCCCTGCCCGCGAGCGGTGTGGCTGTGCTCAACGCCGACGATGAATACGTCTCCCGCTTCGGCCGTGACTTCGCTGGCCGCGTCGTGACCTTCGCGCTTAACCATCCCGCCGATGTCCGCGCGGAAGCCGTGGAAGACCTCGGCCTGCGCGGCAGCCGTTTCGAGGTCGTAGCCGGCGGCGCGCGTTGTTCCGCCTCCCTGCCGTTGCTCGGCCGTCACAGCATCTACAACGCTCTGGCCGCGGTGGCTGTGGCGCTGGAGCGCGGCATCCCGCTCGACGATATCGCCCGAGCTCTAGCCTCCCTGCAGGCGGGCGAAAAGCGCGGCCAGGTGCTGGAGCTCGCCGGGGCCACCGTGGTCAACGATTGCTACAATTCCAACCCGCGTGCGCTGGACGCGATGGTGGATACGCTGGCCGGCATTTCCGCCCGCCGGCGCATCGTGGTGGCGGGAGAGATGCTCGAGCTCGGATCTTCGGCGGCGGAACTGCATCGCCGCTGCGGCGCGCATCTGGCCCAGGCCGGCATCGATGTGCTGATCGGCGTGCGCGGGAACGCCGAACATATCGTCGCAGGCGCCCGCGCCGCCGGCGTCGAAGCCAGCTTCCTGACCACTCCCGAAGAGGCGGGTGAGTGGCTGGCTCGCGAGGTCGTCGCAGGCGATGTCGTGCTGCTGAAGGCCTCCCGCGGGGTGCGTCTGGAGAAAGCGCTGGAAGTCTGGCAAGCACGCCGCGAAGCGGCTGCGACAACAGGTTGA